The Cyanobacteria bacterium GSL.Bin1 genome includes a region encoding these proteins:
- a CDS encoding DUF429 domain-containing protein, with protein sequence MKFIGIDLGWYSHSSGLSCLEWQGNNLRILAIDIKLSITEILSWCDALLAITEPALIAVDAPTLIPNATGMRVPDKLTHKYFGRYHAGCYPANRKRPFAQRTVAFGLSLEERGFLHAPEINPQQPGRYQIEVYPHAAMVQLFQLKRILKYKKGKLAERKAELTKLQQYIQEVLPQLTPSLSLDGFSSAIAAPLAPLTGVALKAIEDQLDSLICAYIGAYWWYWGEERNQVLGDRDTGYIIVPSS encoded by the coding sequence TTGAAATTTATCGGCATCGATTTGGGATGGTACTCACACTCTAGTGGACTCTCTTGCTTAGAGTGGCAGGGGAACAACTTGCGCATACTTGCTATAGATATTAAGCTTTCGATTACAGAAATTTTATCTTGGTGCGATGCGCTACTTGCTATCACCGAACCGGCTTTAATTGCTGTTGATGCACCGACTTTAATTCCTAACGCCACAGGAATGAGAGTTCCCGATAAACTTACCCATAAATATTTTGGTCGGTATCATGCAGGGTGCTATCCGGCAAATCGCAAACGCCCTTTTGCACAACGAACCGTTGCTTTTGGTTTAAGTTTAGAAGAACGCGGCTTTCTCCATGCTCCTGAGATCAACCCACAACAACCAGGACGCTATCAAATTGAGGTGTATCCTCATGCTGCCATGGTACAACTATTTCAGTTAAAACGGATTTTGAAATATAAAAAAGGAAAGCTGGCAGAACGAAAAGCCGAACTGACCAAGCTACAGCAATATATCCAGGAAGTTTTACCGCAACTGACTCCGTCACTGAGCTTAGATGGTTTCTCAAGCGCGATCGCTGCGCCTTTGGCTCCCTTAACCGGGGTTGCCCTCAAAGCAATTGAGGACCAACTCGACAGCTTAATTTGTGCTTACATTGGTGCATATTGGTGGTATTGGGGAGAAGAACGCAATCAAGTTCTCGGCGATCGCGATACAGGCTATATCATTGTCCCTTCCAGTTAG
- a CDS encoding photosystem II reaction center protein M gives MEVNQLGFVASILFVLVPTVFLLILYIQTRSSEDT, from the coding sequence ATGGAAGTTAATCAACTCGGATTTGTTGCCAGTATTTTATTTGTCCTGGTGCCTACAGTATTTCTACTCATTCTCTATATCCAAACTCGGAGTAGTGAAGATACTTAA
- a CDS encoding 2Fe-2S iron-sulfur cluster binding domain-containing protein — MANIKFIHEDKQVIAADGINLREKALENKIDIYTFKGKMLNCGGYGQCGTCIVEVAEGMENLSERTAAEQQKLKKKPDTYRLSCQTIVNGGDVSIITKPQAR, encoded by the coding sequence ATGGCTAATATTAAATTCATACACGAAGACAAACAAGTTATAGCCGCTGATGGCATTAACCTTCGCGAAAAAGCGCTGGAAAACAAAATTGATATTTATACATTCAAAGGGAAAATGCTAAATTGCGGAGGATATGGTCAATGTGGAACTTGCATTGTAGAAGTTGCAGAAGGAATGGAAAATTTATCTGAACGGACAGCGGCAGAACAGCAAAAGTTGAAGAAGAAACCCGATACTTATCGCCTATCTTGTCAAACAATTGTCAATGGGGGTGATGTTAGTATCATCACTAAACCTCAAGCCCGTTAG